A window of the Streptomyces griseochromogenes genome harbors these coding sequences:
- a CDS encoding VWA domain-containing protein yields the protein MGILTLLRNAFGRGRKTRTAEAEGADRRPSPTRTPEPASAPEQTPAQTAQVPEPRTSSPGEHDLVSAAFDNVTVPRQATEPPHDPTTPEQPTAETTPAAEKPVAETTPAAEKPVAETAPAAEKPVAEAEPVTAEPVAEAAPAAEEPVAETEPVTEEPVAETEPVTEEPVAEAEPVTEEPEPTAEAEPTAEGEQVAEAEQVAEVEPQAVAQPAPEPVAEEPEPVAESEPTAEAEPEQVAEVEPTAEAEPEQVAEVEPAAEPDPEPVAQAEPTAEAEPEQVAEVEPAAEPEPVVEVAAEPVVEPEAQAAADGEDAPQGTPAADDEARTGGAGGNETAEGEAEAAPEPQAAADGEDALQETPAADDESRTGGAGGNESDADGEAEAVPAKPALPLTRVKSRTPSLTTAYKAATTTLKKADLTGTRAKLYLVLDRSASMRPYYKDGSAQALADQSLALAAHLDPEATVHVVFFSTEVDGTTDLTLTPDHETKIDDVHAALGRMGRTSYHAAVEAVLTHYEKNHAQNTDPATPALVIFQTDGAPDAKTPATQSLTEAAEKHPSVFFSFVAFGDHDNKAFDYLRKLKTDNTSFFHAGPTPRELTDAELYEGVLAVWRP from the coding sequence ATGGGCATTCTCACTCTCCTGCGGAACGCATTCGGCCGGGGGCGCAAGACGCGCACCGCCGAGGCAGAGGGTGCGGACCGACGCCCTTCGCCGACCCGGACCCCCGAGCCGGCCTCCGCTCCCGAACAGACCCCGGCCCAGACCGCCCAGGTCCCCGAGCCCCGCACCTCCTCCCCCGGGGAACACGACCTGGTGTCGGCGGCCTTCGACAACGTAACGGTCCCCCGCCAGGCCACAGAGCCCCCACACGACCCGACAACACCCGAGCAGCCGACGGCCGAGACCACGCCTGCCGCTGAAAAGCCGGTGGCGGAGACCACGCCTGCCGCCGAGAAGCCGGTGGCGGAGACCGCGCCTGCCGCCGAGAAGCCGGTGGCGGAGGCCGAGCCCGTCACCGCGGAGCCGGTGGCGGAGGCCGCGCCTGCCGCCGAGGAGCCGGTGGCGGAGACCGAGCCCGTCACCGAGGAGCCGGTGGCGGAGACCGAGCCCGTCACCGAGGAGCCGGTGGCGGAGGCCGAGCCTGTCACGGAGGAGCCCGAGCCGACGGCCGAGGCTGAGCCGACGGCCGAAGGCGAGCAGGTGGCTGAGGCAGAGCAGGTGGCTGAGGTGGAGCCGCAGGCTGTGGCGCAGCCTGCCCCTGAGCCGGTTGCTGAGGAGCCCGAGCCGGTGGCGGAATCGGAGCCCACAGCGGAAGCGGAGCCCGAGCAGGTCGCGGAGGTTGAGCCCACAGCGGAAGCGGAGCCCGAGCAGGTCGCGGAGGTTGAGCCCGCAGCGGAGCCCGACCCCGAGCCCGTGGCACAAGCCGAGCCCACGGCGGAAGCAGAGCCCGAGCAGGTCGCGGAGGTTGAGCCCGCAGCGGAGCCCGAGCCGGTCGTCGAGGTTGCGGCCGAGCCGGTCGTCGAGCCGGAGGCACAGGCAGCCGCCGACGGCGAGGACGCCCCACAGGGGACACCCGCGGCCGACGACGAAGCCCGCACGGGTGGTGCGGGTGGGAACGAGACCGCCGAAGGCGAAGCCGAGGCGGCACCGGAGCCGCAGGCAGCCGCCGACGGCGAGGACGCCCTACAGGAGACACCCGCGGCCGACGACGAAAGCCGCACGGGTGGTGCGGGTGGGAACGAAAGCGACGCCGATGGCGAAGCCGAGGCGGTGCCGGCCAAACCCGCCCTCCCCCTCACCCGCGTGAAGTCCCGCACCCCCTCCCTCACCACCGCCTACAAGGCCGCCACCACCACCCTCAAGAAGGCCGACCTCACCGGCACCCGAGCAAAGCTCTACCTCGTCCTCGACCGCTCCGCGAGCATGCGCCCGTACTACAAGGACGGCTCCGCCCAGGCCCTCGCCGACCAGTCCCTCGCCCTCGCGGCCCACCTCGACCCCGAGGCCACGGTCCACGTCGTCTTCTTCTCCACGGAGGTCGACGGCACCACCGACCTCACCCTCACCCCGGACCACGAGACGAAGATCGACGACGTCCACGCAGCCCTCGGCCGCATGGGTCGCACCAGCTACCACGCGGCCGTGGAAGCCGTCCTCACCCACTACGAGAAGAACCACGCGCAGAACACGGACCCCGCCACCCCCGCCCTGGTGATCTTCCAGACGGACGGCGCCCCCGACGCCAAGACCCCGGCCACCCAGTCCCTCACCGAAGCCGCCGAGAAGCACCCCTCCGTCTTCTTCTCCTTCGTCGCCTTCGGTGATCACGACAACAAAGCCTTCGACTACCTCCGCAAACTGAAGACCGACAACACGTCCTTCTTCCACGCGGGCCCCACCCCCCGTGAGCTCACGGACGCGGAGCTGTACGAAGGTGTACTGGCCGTTTGGCGCCCGTGA
- the metG gene encoding methionine--tRNA ligase, with the protein MARHLITSALPYINGIKHLGNMVGSMLPADVYSRYLRQRGHDVLYICATDEHGTPAELAAKELGLPVAEFCAQAHDAQKAVYDGFALAFDYFGRSSSPENREITQHFARKLNENGFIEERAIRQVYSPTDGRFLPDRYVEGTCPHCGYDKARGDQCENCTRVLDPTDLINPRSAISGSTDLEVRETKHLFLLQSKLENEVREWVARHDKDWPQLASSIAHKWLTEGLHDRAITRDLDWGVPVPADTWPELAAEGKVFYVWFDAPIEYIGATKEWSDQDTENRDWKSWWYDVDNDVRYTEFMAKDNVPFHTVMFPATELGVREPWKKVDYVKAFNWLTYYGGKFSTSQKRGVFTDQALDILPADYWRYFLIANAPESDDSSFTWEHFTATVNKDLADTLGNFVNRVLSFSRKRFGDDVPAGGVPGEAETKLGAEIARLLAEYEEHMETLQFRKAAAALRALWSAGNSYLEEKAPWLEIKTDKDAAALTLRTAMNLIHLYAVVSEPFIPATAKTMRQAFSLADDTAAWVTQEEAKSLTAVPAGTPFTVPPVLFAKLTDEDLETYKERFGGQEG; encoded by the coding sequence ATGGCTCGACACCTCATCACCAGCGCCCTTCCGTACATCAACGGAATCAAGCACCTGGGCAACATGGTGGGGTCCATGCTCCCGGCGGACGTGTACTCCCGGTACCTCCGCCAGCGCGGCCACGACGTCCTCTACATCTGCGCGACGGACGAGCACGGCACTCCGGCCGAGCTCGCGGCCAAGGAGCTGGGCCTCCCGGTCGCCGAGTTCTGCGCCCAGGCGCACGACGCCCAGAAGGCGGTCTACGACGGCTTCGCGCTCGCCTTCGACTACTTCGGCCGGAGCTCCTCCCCCGAGAACCGCGAGATCACCCAGCACTTCGCCCGCAAGCTGAACGAGAACGGCTTCATCGAAGAGCGCGCGATCCGCCAGGTCTACTCGCCCACCGACGGCCGCTTCCTCCCGGACCGCTACGTGGAGGGCACCTGCCCGCACTGCGGCTACGACAAGGCCCGCGGCGACCAGTGCGAGAACTGCACCCGCGTCCTGGACCCGACCGACCTGATCAACCCCCGGTCCGCGATCTCGGGCAGCACGGACCTCGAGGTGAGGGAGACCAAGCACCTCTTCCTCCTCCAGTCCAAGCTGGAGAACGAGGTCCGCGAATGGGTCGCCCGCCACGACAAGGACTGGCCCCAGCTGGCCTCCTCCATCGCGCACAAGTGGCTGACCGAGGGCCTGCACGACCGCGCGATCACCCGTGACCTGGACTGGGGCGTCCCGGTCCCGGCCGACACCTGGCCGGAGCTGGCCGCCGAGGGCAAGGTCTTCTACGTCTGGTTCGACGCCCCGATCGAGTACATCGGCGCGACGAAGGAGTGGTCCGACCAGGACACGGAGAACCGCGACTGGAAGTCCTGGTGGTACGACGTCGACAACGACGTCCGCTACACGGAGTTCATGGCCAAGGACAACGTCCCCTTCCACACCGTGATGTTCCCGGCCACCGAGCTGGGCGTGCGCGAGCCGTGGAAGAAGGTCGACTACGTCAAGGCCTTCAACTGGCTGACGTACTACGGCGGCAAGTTCTCCACCTCCCAGAAGCGGGGCGTCTTCACCGACCAGGCCCTGGACATCCTGCCCGCCGACTACTGGCGCTACTTCCTGATCGCCAACGCCCCCGAGTCGGACGACTCCTCCTTCACGTGGGAGCACTTCACCGCCACGGTCAACAAGGACCTGGCCGACACCCTCGGCAACTTCGTCAACCGCGTCCTGTCCTTCTCCAGGAAGCGCTTCGGCGACGACGTCCCGGCCGGCGGCGTGCCGGGCGAGGCGGAGACGAAGCTGGGCGCGGAGATCGCCCGCCTCCTCGCGGAGTACGAGGAGCACATGGAGACCCTCCAGTTCCGCAAGGCGGCCGCCGCCCTGCGCGCCCTGTGGTCGGCCGGCAACTCCTACCTGGAGGAGAAGGCCCCCTGGCTGGAGATCAAGACCGACAAGGACGCCGCGGCCCTCACCCTGCGCACCGCGATGAACCTGATCCACCTCTACGCGGTGGTCTCCGAGCCGTTCATCCCGGCGACGGCGAAGACCATGCGACAGGCGTTCTCGCTGGCGGACGACACCGCGGCCTGGGTGACCCAGGAGGAGGCGAAGTCCCTCACCGCCGTCCCCGCGGGCACCCCCTTCACGGTCCCGCCGGTCCTCTTCGCCAAGCTGACGGACGAGGACCTGGAGACCTACAAGGAGCGCTTCGGCGGCCAGGAAGGATGA
- a CDS encoding DoxX family protein yields the protein MRTAHIVVTLLAALMAGFSGTVLLMRAEWIVKALTDYSVPRAWWTPLGAAKAAGAVGLVAGLFVPVIGVLAGIGLVVYFVGAAVTVARARWYSHIPFPLVYAVPVVGALVLGAMV from the coding sequence ATGCGTACCGCCCACATCGTCGTCACCCTTCTCGCCGCCCTCATGGCCGGGTTCTCCGGGACCGTGCTGCTCATGCGGGCCGAGTGGATCGTGAAGGCGCTCACCGACTACTCGGTGCCGCGCGCCTGGTGGACCCCGCTCGGGGCGGCCAAGGCCGCCGGGGCCGTCGGGCTGGTGGCCGGGCTGTTCGTGCCGGTCATCGGGGTGCTGGCCGGGATCGGGCTGGTGGTCTACTTCGTGGGCGCCGCCGTCACCGTGGCCCGGGCGCGGTGGTACTCGCACATTCCGTTCCCGCTCGTCTACGCCGTGCCGGTGGTCGGTGCCCTGGTGCTCGGGGCCATGGTCTAG
- the metG gene encoding methionine--tRNA ligase: MTSRSYYVTTPIYYVNDAPHLGHAYTTVAADVLARWHRARGERVWSLTGTDEHGQKIMRTAEANGVTPQSWADKLVTEAWKPLWEHLEIANDDFIRTTQRRHTDRVQEFVQDLYDKGEIYKGGYEGPYCVGCEEYKLPGELLDGEGEFAGQKLCPIHKKPVEILSEENYFFRLSEYGDKLLAHYEENPGFIQPESARNEVVNFVRQGLQDLSISRSTFDWGVPVPWDDKHVIYVWVDALLNYATAVGYNENQEKFDATFPADVHLVGKDILRFHAVIWPAMLMAQGLPLPGKIAANGWLMVGGEKMSKSNLTGIKPQDLTSHFGVDAYRWYFLRAIAFGQDGSFSWEDFSARYTSELANDYGNLASRVAAMVGKYFGGELPGSAADGEAERAVHEGLAKAVAEADRRIGDELDFQGGILAVFDFVKQVNGYLTEQEPWKVAKDESPEGRARLATILYTAAESLRAVAVLLNPVMPETSQRLWGSLGAEASLGALTDQNVQEAGEWGKLPTGTTVTKGAILFPRLEEKPSA; the protein is encoded by the coding sequence GTGACCTCCCGGTCGTACTACGTCACCACCCCCATCTACTACGTCAACGACGCACCCCACCTGGGTCACGCCTACACCACGGTCGCCGCGGACGTGCTCGCCCGCTGGCACCGCGCGCGCGGCGAGCGCGTCTGGTCCCTCACCGGCACGGACGAGCACGGTCAGAAGATCATGCGCACGGCCGAGGCGAACGGGGTCACTCCCCAGAGCTGGGCGGACAAGCTCGTCACCGAGGCGTGGAAGCCGCTGTGGGAGCACCTGGAGATCGCGAACGACGATTTCATCCGCACCACGCAGCGGCGGCACACCGACCGCGTCCAGGAGTTCGTGCAGGACCTGTACGACAAGGGCGAGATCTACAAGGGCGGCTACGAGGGCCCGTACTGCGTCGGCTGCGAGGAGTACAAGCTCCCGGGTGAGCTGCTCGACGGCGAGGGTGAATTCGCGGGTCAGAAGCTGTGCCCGATCCACAAGAAGCCGGTGGAGATCCTCAGCGAGGAGAACTACTTCTTCCGGCTGAGCGAGTACGGCGACAAGCTCCTCGCCCACTACGAGGAGAACCCCGGCTTCATCCAGCCCGAGTCCGCGCGCAACGAGGTCGTGAACTTCGTCCGCCAGGGCCTGCAAGACCTCTCCATCTCCCGCTCGACCTTCGACTGGGGCGTCCCGGTCCCCTGGGACGACAAGCACGTGATCTACGTGTGGGTCGACGCGCTGCTGAACTACGCCACGGCGGTCGGCTACAACGAGAACCAGGAGAAGTTCGACGCCACCTTCCCGGCCGACGTCCACCTGGTCGGCAAGGACATCCTCCGTTTCCACGCGGTGATCTGGCCGGCGATGCTGATGGCCCAGGGCCTGCCGTTGCCCGGAAAGATCGCCGCGAACGGCTGGCTGATGGTCGGCGGCGAGAAGATGTCGAAGTCGAACCTGACCGGCATCAAGCCGCAGGACCTCACCTCGCACTTCGGCGTGGACGCCTACCGCTGGTACTTCCTGCGCGCGATCGCCTTCGGCCAGGACGGCTCGTTCTCCTGGGAGGACTTCTCCGCCCGGTACACCTCCGAGCTGGCGAACGACTACGGCAATCTCGCCTCCCGCGTGGCCGCCATGGTCGGCAAGTACTTCGGCGGCGAGCTGCCCGGGTCCGCCGCCGACGGGGAGGCGGAGCGGGCGGTCCACGAGGGGCTGGCGAAGGCCGTCGCCGAGGCCGACCGGCGCATCGGTGACGAACTGGACTTCCAGGGCGGCATCCTGGCCGTCTTCGACTTCGTCAAGCAGGTCAACGGCTACCTCACGGAGCAGGAGCCGTGGAAGGTGGCCAAGGACGAATCCCCGGAGGGCCGGGCCCGGCTGGCCACGATCCTCTACACGGCCGCGGAGTCCCTGCGCGCGGTGGCCGTGCTCCTGAACCCGGTCATGCCGGAGACCTCCCAGAGGCTCTGGGGCTCCCTGGGCGCCGAGGCGTCCCTCGGCGCCCTCACGGACCAGAACGTCCAGGAGGCCGGCGAATGGGGCAAGCTCCCGACCGGTACGACGGTCACCAAGGGAGCGATCCTCTTCCCGCGACTGGAGGAGAAGCCGAGCGCGTAG
- a CDS encoding RNA polymerase sigma factor gives MYDVALVAEIQKFGFDSPVGRAFEHRVVSHGLTVMKSWIASSTIWAQTVAHLGYRGESCWSREEALTLAYDSVATAWRRFKKNILEGEWDPAKSSLQTSFLNKCKIAFVEEYKKWRERSRPQALEVLVPTGSEGDGDYGSPVRSAEESVVERESVRHAVGNMPRRTAQILALRAEGYSREEIASYMGTTVKGVDSVISRWRKNRRGGEPHE, from the coding sequence GTGTACGACGTCGCCCTTGTCGCGGAGATCCAGAAATTCGGATTCGACAGTCCTGTCGGCCGGGCTTTCGAACACCGCGTGGTGTCCCATGGCTTGACCGTCATGAAGAGCTGGATCGCCTCCAGCACGATCTGGGCCCAGACGGTCGCTCATCTGGGATACCGAGGCGAATCCTGTTGGAGCCGGGAAGAGGCCCTGACGCTCGCCTACGACAGCGTCGCCACGGCCTGGCGCCGGTTCAAGAAGAACATCCTGGAGGGAGAGTGGGACCCGGCCAAGTCCAGCCTCCAGACGTCGTTCTTGAACAAGTGCAAGATCGCCTTCGTAGAGGAGTACAAGAAGTGGCGGGAGCGATCCCGCCCTCAGGCTCTTGAGGTTCTTGTACCTACGGGCAGTGAGGGGGACGGCGACTACGGAAGTCCTGTGCGCAGCGCCGAGGAAAGTGTCGTCGAGCGGGAATCGGTTCGGCACGCGGTGGGAAATATGCCACGGCGGACGGCTCAAATTCTCGCTTTGCGGGCAGAGGGATACTCCCGCGAGGAAATAGCTAGTTACATGGGAACGACCGTCAAGGGTGTCGACAGTGTCATCAGTCGTTGGCGGAAGAATCGACGAGGCGGTGAACCCCATGAGTAA